One segment of Paenibacillus rhizovicinus DNA contains the following:
- a CDS encoding class I SAM-dependent DNA methyltransferase has translation MEAYTQFATVYDRLMADMPYGEWLAFAEACWKRYGKPSTVVDLGCGTGSVSIPLARAGYTVYGIDLSSDMLTIGRGKQGDAVIGGTVTWLEQDMTEWEIGEPADSVISFCDCINYLTEEDDVLAAFQATFAGLKPGGVFLFDVHAPQTLQRYAEEQPFVLDEPDVAYIWTSELDEERMEIEHRLTIFAEASGGRGGTFARIEEVHVQRAYDAEWIKEALLATGFSKVDAFGDFKLESPDNDTERLFFAAVK, from the coding sequence ATGGAAGCATACACGCAGTTTGCAACCGTATATGACCGCTTGATGGCGGACATGCCTTATGGGGAATGGCTTGCATTCGCGGAGGCCTGTTGGAAGCGGTACGGAAAACCGTCGACCGTCGTCGATCTCGGCTGCGGCACGGGCAGCGTATCGATTCCGCTCGCTCGCGCGGGCTATACGGTATACGGGATCGACCTTTCATCCGATATGCTGACGATCGGGCGCGGCAAGCAGGGCGATGCGGTCATCGGCGGAACGGTGACATGGCTGGAGCAGGATATGACGGAATGGGAGATCGGCGAGCCTGCCGACAGCGTGATTTCGTTCTGCGACTGCATCAACTATCTGACCGAGGAAGACGATGTGTTGGCCGCGTTTCAGGCGACATTCGCCGGGTTGAAGCCGGGCGGCGTCTTTCTGTTCGACGTCCATGCGCCGCAAACGCTGCAGCGTTATGCGGAGGAGCAGCCTTTCGTGCTGGACGAGCCGGATGTCGCGTATATCTGGACGAGCGAGCTGGATGAGGAGCGGATGGAAATCGAGCATCGGTTGACGATTTTCGCCGAAGCTTCCGGGGGTCGCGGAGGAACGTTCGCGCGTATCGAGGAAGTGCATGTTCAGCGCGCGTATGACGCGGAATGGATTAAGGAAGCCCTGCTGGCGACCGGCTTCTCGAAGGTGGACGCATTCGGAGACTTCAAGCTGGAATCGCCGGATAACGACACGGAGCGGTTGTTTTTTGCCGCCGTGAAGTGA
- a CDS encoding CvfB family protein → MTLIAGTTMNLKIAREVSPYGYFMTDGENEVLMHYTELVGHRPQIGQFYDVFLFFDSEDRIAATMKKPLIQLGQVARLAVADLHPRIGAFLEMGLGRQLLLPLSEQPELKELRPKRGDEVHVILAHDKIGRLVAKVAFEEELAEVAFNAPSSWHNTWVEGWVTKTLKIGSFVMIDGGVLGFGAYGFIPAEERTRLLRLGERVKARVTFVREDGRVNLSMNQRKEVGRLEDSDRILAFMKERPNGGMPYSDETQAEIIKQKFGISKGAFKRALGKLMRDGLVTQEGSWTKLTEQGAAASAEPAPASKPGVSE, encoded by the coding sequence ATGACTTTGATCGCCGGCACGACAATGAATTTGAAGATCGCGCGTGAAGTTTCGCCTTACGGATACTTTATGACCGACGGCGAGAACGAAGTGCTGATGCATTATACCGAGCTTGTCGGCCATCGCCCGCAAATCGGCCAATTCTATGACGTGTTCCTCTTCTTCGATTCCGAGGACCGCATCGCCGCTACGATGAAGAAGCCGCTTATCCAGCTCGGACAAGTGGCTCGTCTTGCCGTTGCGGACCTTCATCCGCGCATCGGCGCGTTTCTGGAGATGGGGCTTGGCAGGCAGCTGCTGCTTCCGTTGTCGGAGCAGCCGGAGCTGAAGGAGCTGCGTCCGAAACGCGGCGACGAGGTGCATGTTATCCTCGCCCACGACAAGATCGGCCGTCTGGTCGCGAAGGTCGCGTTCGAGGAAGAACTGGCAGAGGTTGCGTTCAACGCACCGAGCTCCTGGCACAACACTTGGGTCGAAGGCTGGGTCACGAAGACGCTCAAAATCGGCTCGTTCGTCATGATCGACGGCGGCGTGCTCGGTTTCGGCGCATACGGCTTCATTCCTGCGGAGGAGCGGACGCGGCTGCTGCGGCTTGGCGAGCGCGTGAAGGCGCGCGTGACGTTCGTCCGCGAGGACGGACGCGTGAACCTGTCGATGAACCAGCGCAAGGAAGTCGGCCGTTTGGAGGATTCCGACCGGATTCTGGCGTTTATGAAAGAACGTCCGAATGGCGGAATGCCGTACTCCGACGAGACGCAGGCCGAGATCATCAAGCAAAAGTTCGGCATCAGCAAAGGCGCGTTCAAGCGTGCCCTGGGTAAATTGATGCGCGACGGGCTTGTGACGCAGGAAGGCAGCTGGACGAAGCTGACGGAGCAGGGCGCTGCGGCATCGGCTGAACCGGCACCGGCATCGAAACCGGGCGTTTCGGAGTAA
- the rsfS gene encoding ribosome silencing factor: MTISSEELLQAVVTAAEDKKAQNIVALDLQNISLVADYFVICHGNSDVQVQAITTEIRKQAESRGVRVRGIEGADSGRWVLVDIGDVVVHVFHRDEREYYSIERLWSDAKVVEFA, encoded by the coding sequence ATGACAATTAGCTCTGAAGAACTGCTGCAAGCGGTCGTAACGGCGGCAGAAGATAAGAAAGCACAGAATATCGTCGCGCTCGATCTGCAGAACATCTCGCTCGTCGCGGATTACTTCGTTATTTGTCACGGTAATTCGGACGTTCAAGTTCAGGCGATCACGACGGAAATCCGCAAACAGGCGGAATCGCGCGGCGTTCGCGTTCGCGGCATCGAAGGCGCGGACAGCGGCAGATGGGTGCTCGTTGATATCGGCGACGTCGTCGTGCACGTATTCCACCGGGACGAACGCGAATATTACAGTATCGAACGACTTTGGTCGGATGCGAAGGTCGTGGAGTTTGCATGA
- the yqeK gene encoding bis(5'-nucleosyl)-tetraphosphatase (symmetrical) YqeK, producing the protein MNRYEMMEAVKAEMPERRWKHTLGVMETSVLLAERFQGDPVRAEQAAILHDVAKYWPTARMETMIKEQRLPEELLRYDKELWHAPVGAFVAERDYGVNDAEVLDAIRYHTSGRESMTLMDKIVCLADYMEPGRDFPGVDHIRELAGHSLEKALLAGFDSTISYLLQQGKRIFPLTIAARNDLITQLREAGQ; encoded by the coding sequence ATGAATCGGTATGAGATGATGGAGGCCGTCAAGGCGGAAATGCCGGAGCGGCGCTGGAAGCACACGCTCGGCGTCATGGAAACGTCGGTGCTGCTCGCGGAACGGTTTCAAGGCGATCCGGTCCGGGCCGAGCAGGCGGCAATTCTTCACGATGTAGCGAAGTATTGGCCGACGGCACGCATGGAAACGATGATCAAGGAGCAGCGGCTTCCGGAAGAACTGCTCCGCTACGATAAAGAACTATGGCATGCGCCGGTCGGCGCATTCGTCGCTGAACGGGATTACGGCGTGAACGACGCCGAAGTCTTGGATGCAATCCGCTATCATACATCGGGTCGCGAAAGCATGACATTGATGGACAAAATCGTCTGTTTGGCCGACTATATGGAGCCGGGACGGGATTTTCCGGGTGTCGATCACATTCGGGAGCTGGCCGGGCATAGTCTGGAAAAAGCGCTGCTCGCGGGCTTCGATTCGACGATTTCATATTTGCTGCAGCAGGGCAAACGGATCTTTCCGCTGACCATTGCTGCAAGGAATGATTTGATTACACAACTACGGGAGGCTGGGCAATGA
- the nadD gene encoding nicotinate-nucleotide adenylyltransferase, giving the protein MGGTFDPIHYGHLLAAETARETCGLDEVWFFPSGEPPLKDSGPQADGASRLEMVYRAIDFQPHFRAMDIELEREGTSFTIDTIKALHELYPDRSFSIIIGADRVNDLPQWHEIEALAGMVSFIGVTRAGETFQLEQLPSFIADKLTIIEMPLMDISSTAIRNRVAAGRSIRFLLPEKVHSFIRRNGLYESV; this is encoded by the coding sequence ATGGGCGGCACGTTCGACCCCATTCATTACGGACATTTGCTTGCCGCCGAAACCGCGAGGGAGACGTGCGGCTTGGACGAAGTATGGTTTTTCCCGTCGGGTGAGCCGCCTTTGAAAGACAGCGGACCGCAGGCCGACGGGGCGTCGAGATTGGAGATGGTGTATCGGGCAATCGACTTCCAGCCGCATTTCCGTGCGATGGATATCGAATTGGAGCGGGAAGGCACCAGCTTTACGATCGACACGATCAAGGCGCTGCACGAGCTGTATCCCGACCGTTCGTTCAGCATCATTATCGGCGCGGACCGCGTCAACGACCTGCCGCAATGGCACGAGATCGAAGCGCTCGCGGGGATGGTATCGTTCATCGGCGTCACCAGGGCGGGGGAAACGTTCCAATTGGAGCAGCTTCCGTCGTTCATCGCCGACAAGCTGACGATCATCGAGATGCCTTTAATGGATATTTCCTCTACCGCCATTCGGAATCGCGTCGCCGCAGGACGTTCCATCCGGTTCTTGCTGCCGGAGAAAGTGCATTCTTTCATTCGGAGGAACGGACTCTATGAATCGGTATGA
- the yhbY gene encoding ribosome assembly RNA-binding protein YhbY: protein MLTGKQKSHLRSLAHHLNPIFQVGKGGMNDNLIRHIEEAIEIRELIKVNVLNNSVEDPKEVGAWVAAESGSELVQVIGKTIVLYKESKDHKTIELPK, encoded by the coding sequence ATGTTGACAGGTAAGCAAAAAAGCCATCTGCGCTCGCTCGCGCATCACTTGAACCCGATTTTTCAAGTCGGCAAGGGCGGCATGAACGATAATTTGATCCGCCATATCGAAGAAGCAATCGAAATTCGCGAACTTATCAAGGTGAACGTGCTCAACAACAGCGTCGAAGATCCGAAAGAAGTAGGCGCGTGGGTAGCGGCGGAATCCGGCTCCGAGCTCGTACAGGTCATTGGCAAGACGATCGTGCTGTACAAAGAATCGAAGGACCACAAGACAATCGAGCTGCCTAAGTAG
- the aroE gene encoding shikimate dehydrogenase yields MGNNVDSHTVLYSVIGDPIRHSKSPIMMNRAFRECGINGIYTAFHITADRLGDFVAGVRAMGIRGVNVTIPHKLDIMPLLDEIHESAQAIGAVNTIVNDGGRLTGYNTDGIGYVRSLKEEARSDLSGARVLIVGAGGATRGILYALAREGVASVTISNRTVARAQELADAFGGQGPSIRAIGQDELQAACADSDIIINTTSIGMYPNVDATPLDCSWLRPGTIASDLIYNPLTTRFLEEAKAQGCLIHGGLGMFIYQGAYAFEYWTGQPAPAAAMRETVLSALQS; encoded by the coding sequence ATGGGCAACAATGTGGACAGCCATACGGTGCTCTACAGCGTCATCGGAGACCCGATTCGGCACTCCAAGTCGCCGATCATGATGAACCGCGCCTTCCGGGAATGCGGCATCAACGGGATCTATACGGCGTTTCATATCACGGCTGACCGGCTCGGCGATTTCGTCGCCGGCGTTCGGGCGATGGGCATTCGCGGCGTGAACGTCACGATTCCGCATAAGCTCGACATCATGCCATTGCTGGATGAAATTCACGAGAGCGCGCAGGCGATCGGAGCCGTTAACACCATCGTGAACGACGGCGGCCGATTGACCGGCTACAATACGGACGGCATCGGCTATGTCCGGTCGCTCAAGGAAGAAGCGAGATCCGACTTGTCGGGCGCGCGCGTGCTTATCGTCGGAGCGGGCGGAGCTACGCGCGGCATTCTCTATGCCCTTGCCCGCGAAGGCGTTGCCTCGGTGACGATTTCGAACCGGACCGTCGCGCGCGCGCAGGAGCTGGCGGATGCGTTCGGCGGCCAAGGCCCTTCCATTCGGGCGATCGGGCAGGATGAACTGCAGGCCGCATGCGCGGATAGCGACATTATCATTAACACGACGTCGATCGGCATGTATCCGAACGTGGATGCAACGCCGCTTGACTGTTCGTGGCTTCGCCCGGGCACCATCGCCAGCGATCTGATCTACAACCCGCTGACGACGCGCTTCCTGGAAGAGGCGAAAGCCCAAGGCTGCCTCATTCACGGCGGACTTGGCATGTTTATTTACCAAGGCGCTTACGCCTTCGAATATTGGACGGGGCAGCCGGCTCCCGCGGCGGCAATGCGCGAAACGGTGCTGTCGGCGCTTCAGTCCTAA